CGCCGTCGCGGTAGCCCACGACGCTGATGTAGTGGCCGCCCTCGTAGGAGTGGGTGTTGCCGTCGGTGTCGGTGGTGGTGCCGGCGATGTTGGCGACGACGGCGCGTCCGTCGTTGATGGTGCGGACGATGTCCTGGCGCAGCTTGTCGGTCTGCTTGTCGTCGGCCTTGGTGGAGCTGATCTCGACGGACTTGTAGACGTTGCTGCCGGTTTCCTTGTTCAGGACGGGGGTGATGTCGTTGATGGAGTTGGTGCCGGCTTCGGTGGTGCCCATTTCCTTGGCCATGGCGTCGACGTTGATGTCCTTGCCTTGGACGGAGAGGGCGTTGCGGGTGGCGGCGGGGCCGCAGTAGTAGAAGTTGGGCTGGGCTTCGTAGCGGACGTTGAGTTCACGCTCGCTGCTGTTGTTCTTGCGGTCCTGGACCTGGGCGGGCTTGGTGTCGGCGGGGGCGGCGTGGGCGGCGATGGCGGGGCCGGCGATGCCGCCGCCGGCGGCGGCGATTCCGGCTGCGGTGAGGACGGTCTTGCGGATCAGATCGGTACGCATGATGTGTGCCTCTCTGTTCGGGGGTGCGCGGCGGCCCGCGTTGGGGGGCGGGTGCCGGGAGGTTCTTGGGGGTGGGGCCGGCTCGGCGGCGTGGCCTGCTCGGGCGGCTCGGGGTTGTAACGACCGGGGGTGGGCCGGTGATTCCGGCGGCCCGGTGACGGTCACGGCCGGGGGCTCGTGGCGTCGGGGGTGTGCAACGACCGGGGTGGGCCGGTCATTCCCGGGTCCGGGGCGGTGGCCCGGGGACCGGGGCGGGTCGGCCGGTGATCCGGCCGGGGCCGGCGGCTCGGGGCCGCGCGGCATGTCATGTTCAACGACCTGGCCGGGCCCAGGATTCCGCCCCGGGTGTGGCCCCGCCCACGGGACGCCGCACCCCGGAACCGGACAGCCCACCCAACCGAACCGGACAAACCCCCCAGGCGGCACGGCCGGGCATGCAGACTTTTTCACTCGCCCTCTTGGGATCTTGGTGAGTTAGTGCCCCTATAGGGGCACTAATCGTCCAAGATCTACAAGCGTCACCCTTGTCCGGGTCGGAGTGCCTTCACGACTTCCTGGAGGTCGGGTTGATCGCCCGGGGCGGACACCCCGACTTCCAGGAACCGGAGTCGATCACGTCGCCCACCCCGCCTGGCCCGCCGTTGACGGACCCGGCCGGAGCCCGTCAACCGGCATCTGCCCTCGGTCGGGCGGGACCCTCGGGTCGGGCCCGTCCCGCCGGGATGGCGTCGGGGTGGGGGTTGGTCGGGATGGGCGGGTCAGGCCTCGTCTGGCGTGATTGCCCCGTCTGCGGATATCGCGCCGTCGGCGCCGGGCGGGCCTTCCACCCGGGTTGT
This genomic stretch from Micromonospora krabiensis harbors:
- a CDS encoding C39 family peptidase, whose protein sequence is MRTDLIRKTVLTAAGIAAAGGGIAGPAIAAHAAPADTKPAQVQDRKNNSSERELNVRYEAQPNFYYCGPAATRNALSVQGKDINVDAMAKEMGTTEAGTNSINDITPVLNKETGSNVYKSVEISSTKADDKQTDKLRQDIVRTINDGRAVVANIAGTTTDTDGNTHSYEGGHYISVVGYRDGGTEVKIADSADPNTASYWVSIDHLADWIATRGYSTN